A region of Thermotoga sp. Mc24 DNA encodes the following proteins:
- the gndA gene encoding NADP-dependent phosphogluconate dehydrogenase produces MKSHIGLIGLAVMGQNLALNIARKGYKVSVYNRTAQRTEEFVKNRVTNEEIEPHYDIESFVKSLERPRKIILMVKAGKPVDDTISQLLPHLEPGDLIIDGGNSHYMDTERRFKELSEKGILFLGMGVSGGEYGALYGPSLMPGGSREAYNLVEEILLKIAAKTEEGPCCTYVGERSAGHFVKMVHNGIEYAIMQAIAEVYHIMRDVLSLSSEEMSSIFEEWNRGELSSFLVEITYKILRKKDEETGKPMVDVILDKAEQKGTGKWTSQAALDLGIPTPSINLAVVERVISHFKDIRTRLSKLYNKRRSATQGSEEFLRDLRNSLFFAMFMAFSQGMWLIAEASKEFGYGVNLSEVLRIWKGGCIIRAKLIDTLRRYISNENAYLLENEEVMNLLKGKIDSLKNILKASIENEIPVPVLNSSYNYFMSLTEERLPANLIQAQRDFFGAHTFERVDREGVFHINWEEGEIG; encoded by the coding sequence GTGAAATCTCATATCGGTCTCATCGGTCTTGCGGTGATGGGTCAGAATCTTGCACTGAACATTGCGAGGAAAGGCTACAAAGTTTCGGTTTACAACAGAACAGCACAGAGAACGGAAGAATTTGTGAAAAATCGTGTAACGAATGAAGAGATAGAACCTCATTACGATATCGAAAGCTTCGTGAAGTCTCTCGAAAGGCCAAGAAAGATAATCTTAATGGTAAAGGCAGGTAAACCCGTGGATGATACGATTTCTCAGCTTCTTCCTCACCTCGAACCAGGTGATTTGATAATAGACGGTGGTAATTCCCATTACATGGATACCGAAAGACGCTTCAAGGAACTCTCTGAAAAGGGAATACTTTTCCTCGGTATGGGAGTTTCTGGTGGTGAGTACGGGGCTCTTTACGGGCCTTCTCTCATGCCTGGAGGAAGTAGAGAAGCGTACAACCTGGTTGAGGAGATTCTTTTGAAAATAGCAGCGAAAACAGAGGAGGGACCATGCTGTACATACGTTGGGGAAAGATCAGCGGGCCACTTTGTGAAGATGGTTCACAACGGCATAGAATACGCCATCATGCAGGCGATAGCGGAAGTTTATCACATTATGAGAGATGTTTTGAGCCTATCATCTGAAGAAATGTCCAGTATCTTTGAAGAGTGGAACAGAGGAGAACTCAGCTCGTTCCTGGTGGAGATCACCTACAAGATTTTGAGAAAGAAAGATGAAGAAACAGGAAAACCGATGGTCGATGTGATTCTGGACAAGGCAGAACAGAAGGGAACTGGAAAGTGGACATCCCAAGCAGCCCTTGACCTCGGAATACCTACCCCTTCCATAAACCTGGCGGTGGTTGAAAGGGTGATTTCCCATTTCAAAGACATAAGAACAAGGCTTTCGAAACTGTATAATAAGAGAAGAAGCGCTACTCAGGGTAGCGAGGAATTTTTGAGAGATCTCCGAAACTCTCTCTTCTTTGCCATGTTCATGGCCTTTTCTCAGGGCATGTGGTTGATCGCAGAAGCATCGAAAGAGTTCGGCTATGGGGTGAACCTCTCGGAGGTGCTCAGAATATGGAAGGGTGGATGTATCATAAGGGCGAAGTTGATAGACACACTCAGAAGGTACATATCTAACGAGAACGCGTATTTGCTGGAGAACGAAGAAGTGATGAATCTATTGAAAGGCAAAATCGATTCTCTAAAGAACATATTGAAGGCGTCCATAGAGAACGAAATCCCCGTTCCTGTTTTGAATTCCTCTTACAACTACTTCATGAGTCTTACCGAAGAGAGACTGCCGGCGAATCTCATACAGGCTCAAAGAGACTTCTTCGGAGCACACACTTTTGAGAGAGTAGACAGAGAAGGTGTGTTCCACATCAACTGGGAGGAAGGAGAGATAGGATGA